The Gallus gallus isolate bGalGal1 chromosome 5, bGalGal1.mat.broiler.GRCg7b, whole genome shotgun sequence region AGTCATTGGGGAGCTGTGCCATGAGAAGGGCTCAGCAAGGCAGGGGCCCAACAAGTCTTGGCCCTGAAGAGGAGAGAGACTCACTGTGGTTGTGCTTCTGGGCAGAAAGACCAGTCCCCAGTGTCTAGTTCTGCAAGGTGTAGGTCCCGGTAGTTGCACACACGGAGGCTTTGGTGTGGAAAAAACGGAGCATGGCTAGGAAGTGGTTAACGGAacagtcctgctgctgctgtgagctgcctgctggggaaAGCAGCTCAGGATGCAGGATTGAAAGTAATCCGAGCTGACACACAGTGGGGAAATAAAGGCACCGgcatttcttcttgctctcaGTGCCTCACTGTCAGCCTCATTCCCTGCCTCCAGCCACACAGCTGGGCAGGAGGCTTCAACACATCCCAGCCCGCCCAACTTTTCCCCTCCCATTACTTTATCCCCTTGGATATTTACTTCTCCACAATGCTTTCCAGAGGAAAACCTGTGCACTGCCTTCCCATCACAGAGCCAACTCGGCACCCAATTCGCTCCAGACCCCgtcctccctctctctctttccccgtCACTTTGGCTCATTACCTGCAGCACTTGGTCCTCCTCGGGGCGTGAGGAAgctgtccccagcacagccacagagcTCCTGGTAGCAGCAGAACTGGAGGCAGATCTATTTTGTCTGAAAGTGCAGGGAAAAGCAGAATTACTCCCGGGACCCAACGCTATCACACATTGTTCCCCTTGCTGAACAGCCTCCTTACCCCTTATTAGTTAACTCCCAGAGTTTACTGAGAGATGTTATAGTTTCCTGCTTTGTGCTATAATTAAAGTAGCTCCAGGTCTGTGTGTCCAGCCTTGGAAAGCAAAATCTGGATGGAAACTAGTAGCAAATCTGATTGCTGAATTTCCATCTTTcaattttttccatctttccatcCAGcatcaatatatatatatattttgctccCTTAAGGAAGCAGGACTCCCTCTGCAGAGTACACTCACCACCCATAATCTGCCCGGGGCTTGCCTGGCTCTGAGAAAGCTCCAAGATCCCTCTGCTCGCTGGATGtttcaaaaaggaaatgcatCTCATTCACCAGCTGTTGCTCCCCGCAAGTCCTCTGGTTGCTGCGATCCTCGCTCTCACTCCTTATTGTCGCTGTGATGCTTGAGCGCCGTGATTAAAAGCTGGGGAGGAGCGTGGCGTTCCCACCCGCAGGGTGGGTATTCCTGCTATGTGTGGGGATGGTCATGCTTGtcctgctgttctgcagtgagGTCTCTTCACTGAGTTGGGGAGAACAGAGAGTGTGGGCACAGGGACCATATGGAGCTCCTTGGCTGCCCTGACTGAGGGGGAGGATGATGAAGGTGTCTGTGGGGCAGAGTGGATGGATGCCCAGCTCTGGGATAATGGACACTCAAACCTGGGGTGTGTGTGGTCCTGCCATGGGGTGGTGAACAGCCAAACCGTAGGTCAACAGACGACCAAATATCAGGTGATGGATACCCAACACCCAGCCATGGTGTGAGGATGGTCCAGACATAGGGCAAGGGCAATTATGGGGTGAGTGTAGCCCACTTTGGGGCAGACAGCAGCCATGGGTGATGAATGCATGGCCATAGGGTGAGGACTGCTGTTGGATTAGAACATTCAACTATGGAGTAAGGATGGCACACTCATGAGATGAGGGCAGCCATGGGATGAGGGTGGCACAGCCATGGGTCAGTGGATGCCCAACCAGGGGTCAATAAATACCCAACCATGGACCAATGGACATCCAACCATGATGTGATGGACACTCAACTATGGGGTGAGGGTAGTCCAGACATGGGGCAATGGACACCCAACAGTGTAGTGAGTGTTGCCTAGTCATAGGGAAAGAACAGTCATAGGTTGAGTATGGCCCAGTTGTGGAGTGAGGGAGACCATTGGTTGAGCGTGGCTATTGGGTGATAGCAGCCATGGGGTGATAGATGCCCAACCATTGGGCAAGGACAGCCCAGCTGTGGGAACAAGGATGTCACAACCACGGGCCAAGGATGGCCACAGGATGAGAGTAGCCAGCCGTGGGTCAATGGGCACCCAACCATTGGATGAGCACGGCCCAGCCAAGGGGACAAGAGTGGCCCAGCCATGGGGTGGCGATAGCCCAGTCAGTGAGGGCCACCACTGAGAAAAATATGTTACAGAGCTATAGGGCACAGCATGTACCCCACAGGGCTGAACCCCAgcgcacagcagcagctgcgcTCATAGAGTGAGATTGAAGCCAGGGGAGCTGCAAGGAAGCGGGGGCAGaggctccagctgtgctggaaTCATTCAGAGGTGTTGAAGCAGGTGCAGTCAAGTCCCTGGTTGGATGCAAAAGGTCACAGCAGAGCTTTATTTAGGGAAGGATGAGCCAAGccaaacaacattttttttttttttttttttttgctgtgtcaTTGGTGGGGGTTGGTAGGATGATTTTCTCACATCAGAAATAGTGATTAAAGGGCTTTTTGAAAAAGGAGATTTACAGTTTACCCTCAAAAAGAGGGAGTcgttctttttttgttcttttttgggGTGATACAGGAGCTGGAGTTGGTGGTGAGAGGGTTCCTGTGGCCTTGGGGTTGCGGTGTGAAGGAGCTTACGGGCCAATGGAAGAAGTGATGGAGCTGCTCATGAACTGTGTATGGAGCAAGAAAAAATTACCTCCCCAAAAATGTGAGTACTGAGTGAGTACTGGGGCTGCCAGACAAGAACTTTGGGGATTCACATAGGGgggaaataaacaaagaaacaaacagaaacacacGTATTTTCTTCTGACTGGGAGTTATTTGCAGCCACTTTGTGGCTCTCCATCTGCTCCTCAAAGCTCAGTGTTGGAGGAGGTCCGGGAGGGAGGTGGCAATGGGGACGTTGCACTGTAAGGAAATCTTGATGTAAGAGGAGAAATGTGTGGCTAGAGCCACGTGCATACGTTTTGGCAGCTGGGCTTTGCTAAGGTTTTGCTTCAGAATGGTTGCAAACCCAACTGGTGCCCAAAAATGTAAGCTGAATGAGCAGAGGAACAGTCTGCACAGAGCAAAGAGCAAGGCTTAAATCTCTACCAtcccatttttctgctttggcaATGACTTGaaaaccatttattttcctcccagaTCTCATGTTTATGGGGTAGATACTGTTGCACAAATGAGATCTCCTGGAAACCCTTTTGTCCAGCTCAGTGCCCTTCCCATTGCACTGGGGCTAAGGTCAAGACCTTGTAGCAGTGCCATTGAGATAGAATGGTGTAATGAAATGCTACGCAGCACCTACAAAATACTATTAACTGTTGAAGGCTCAGGCACATGCAAGTGCTGCTGTTTTGGGGctgcatctcttcttttttaacatctctcttccttcttcccatcccTATGGTCCCATCTTGTTGCAGTAAGAGAGGGGTTTCGCACTTGGAAATGGAAGTGGACTTTCGAAACAATTCCCAGATCATTTCATCCTGGTGAACTGATGCGTGGATCAAGATTTGAGAAGCATTTAGAGAGATTCGAGGGCTGGGGAAGAATTAACCTTAGAAGCTGTTGATCACCGCATTGTAGTTACGCCATGCAATACTGATTTCAGTTACAAGATCAAGTTCATAAGAAAGGATTTCTAATGAGATCTGAGAGGCTGCCAAGTACCAAAGAATCGTATTGATGTTCACTGACTGCTGTAGTTGTATCCCTTTCCTTATGCAATAGCGTTATGACCAACTTGGTGGTAATGAGCTGAAGTTAAGGCCAGGGATCATTGGGTTGTTGACCCCGAAGGCTAGCTGATGTTTGGCTGGAGCTCTTTGGTGGCTATGAGCTTTGGTTTCTTGCAGCATGGGGATCCCATAGTGATGGACCAGGAAGGGGGAGGTTTTGGGGAGCTCCAAATGTGCTCCAAAATCACCTCATTACACAGACACCAGTCTCCGTGCTGCCAACTGATTTCAGCAGTAAATTTGGGTTGGTCCTCCAGCTGGAGGACTCAGAAGATCCAAGCAACTTGACTGATTCCTCTTGGGAATGGCAGGAAGAGTTGGCAAGGGGGATTTGTACTTGTGGCTTTGGACTTAAATCCTATTTGCAGCTGGGGTTGATTTTAGAGCCTCCCAAATTGGACAAAAAGTGGAAAATATGTGGGAGTTCAGCCAAAACCTCAGTTGGTCTCCAATGGTTTTGATCACTTAGTGTAGACTGGGGGATTATGGAATGACACACCAATCCCCATGCACTCCACAATTACGAAGTGTAGGGTATCAGGGCTGCTTGTTTGACATGATTGGGTGTCTGGATGCCAGACCCAAAGCAGGTCAATGCCCATCAGCTCCCTCTGATTTCTTATGAAAGATCTTTTCATCTTCATGCCTTATTTAAGTAAGGGAAAATTAAAAGTCATCATCATCAGCTGctagaaaattctttttttctctttttctttttcttttcttttcttttcttttcttttcttttcttttcttttcttttcttttcttttcttttcttttcttttcttttcttttctgtagcagGAACGGAAATTCTCAGAGTAGTCCTAGAAGAAGTTCAACAAAATTAGGACTTTTGGTGGGAGAAAGCTGTTAATTTGCCTCTGTCTGATGAATGTGGATCGGTGCTATTGAAACTGGCTAAGAGCTGGCTGTTAAGAAGAGCACTCATCTCCACCAAACactctgcaggaagaaaataatctctgcttctgtagcctggctgggagcagccatTAATTTTAAAGTGTAGAACATTCTGATAAGGAAAGCAGAAGGCTCTTAAGAGATCATTTTAGATGAGAGATGCAGCTTCGACATgatagaaaataatgaattgctgctggctgggatggACACATCCACCCCAAGCTGGCCAAGGCTTCACCCCACACGTTCTTACCCTGGAAGAGCCTCCTCTGACCTAATCCTTATTACtttcatagagctgtaggagaAATCCCTTATCCCAAGTCTTGTATTGCCCCATGCCAGAAGTTTTTAGCTCTGATTGGATAGAAGAGGTCAGGCTGGTGGGCTCAGAGATGAGTTTGGAAGCTGCAGCTCAGTCCTCATCTGCCAACCAGCAATGCTTCTTGGAGCATAAATTTTGGGGTATCTGCAATGACATCCCAGTGCTCAACCTACCCTGCGTGGCTGATGACAGGGAACATGTGTTTGCTGTGGTTTCCATCCCCTTTTTGGGATGAATGTTGGGGTCACCTCTTAGAAATATCTGTGGATGCCAGGAGTTCAGCATGTTTGCAGAGACCACCCAAATTCACTTCTGGAAATGTCCATCCTGGCCACCTTCCCTGCAAAACGGCCACCACAGCGTGGACTTTCCTCCTGTAGCAGTTCTCTTAACTCAAAACCCTAGATGGCTTGTCAATTAAAGAGGAGCAGGATATTCTTAGCATCGTTACCCAGCACGACCAACTCATGCTTTGGCTTGATGTCATCTCTTTAAGCACACTGTGAACCACCTCTTTTCCCTTTATCGGTGCGTAGGAGCTCTTGGGAAATTTAGGAGTTTAGAGAAATGCCATTTCATGCTGAGAACTGTCATTAAAAGGCACAGATAAGAAAGGCTAACACGTGACTGGTGTTTTCTCACACCCTAACAATAACAGTCCATGTTTGATAGTATGTCTATGCTTGTGGGTTAGCAGTCAGAACACACTGCGTTCAGACTGTATCACTGATGGTTTGCTTTCCTCTATCATCGTGCTGTTATCAGCAGCtcttcctttgttgttgttgttgctgtttagATTGGCACATCTCTCGGTGTGGGAATTATTGCCACCAACAGGAATGCAGGTGTTGCtgtgtaaggaaaaaaaaatccttagtGGAAATGTTGCTCATACCAGTGAGAGTTTGTTTGACTGGGAGCTCAAcagctttcttttcctattatAAACCATGACAGCTCCAATTAATGTCCTCACTAGCAAAACCACACATGGCATCAACAAATGCACACATCACACCTTTCCCATATATTCTCAGTTTAAGCGGTGTTGTAAAAAACAGTCGTAAAGTATGAGTTTTTAAGTATAGATCAATCCCAAATCTGATTCTCTTTAGGTCAGTATTTCCAAAGGGTTGTTTATCTGACAGCTTCCAGCGTGCGCTCTTCCAGACACTGTAGTGTAGTGCCTTCAGTGGATGTTATCTCTTTCCTTGAGCAATAAAGGATTTGACTATGCCGGTGTCAATATTTATATGTAGTAGAAGTTTAAAACCAGATAGTTTGTGTACTTACAGAATCTTTAAACTCCTCATTTGTCCTTAGGCTGatagattgttttttttttcagtcctaaTGTTTACATCCCCATTGAGTTAGACTGAGTCAGACAACCTTCAGAGCAAGCCTGCAGATTGATGGAGCTGGATCCACTGCTTGATTTGGATGTGATCTCCAATTAAATGCCAATCTATTATCGCTTATGTTTTGGCAGGTCTAAGTGTCTGCTGAAAAGGCGATGCTGCATTGCTTCAGGACCTAATTTTCTTGTCTTGTGCTGACATTATCCATCAACAGccacaaacagaaaacttgtGTTTCTTCCTGACCAGTGTTCAGCATGATAATGTAACAAAACCATACTGCATAGTCTTCTGCCCGCCCTCTTGGCCACGCCAAAGCTGGTGGGTGGAGATGATGTGACACTGCAGAGCCAGATTACGTGGATCTGGGACATTAAATGTTTTGGTACAGTTATTATGAATACATTTCTAGCTCAAATAACTTTAATGGCAATAGACAATGTAATATAAAGCATCTTCAGTCACTGCTAATCacaagaaggaaatgtattGACTGCAAAATAGCCTGggtacagaaaaagaaattgcatctttctctctttgcaCATTCAATTTCTGATAAATGCTCGGAAGTGCCTTCATTATAGCTTGACAGCACAGGTGAGAGATGGCATTTACAGCACTGTATCTGAATACAGAAAAGCAGACTTATTCTTAGAGATAAATTAATAGGGGCATTTAAAAGATGACAAAGGAATCCGTTTCAACAACACCAAAGCTTTGTGAGCCTTGTATCATTGACATTCAGGTGACTCACCGTGTTTCTCAAATGTTCACGTTTGTTCTAATGGAGAATTATGTGTGACTGCTTCAGAGAACGGTGAGGCTGCAGTGGGTGGTTACAGCACAAAGCTAATGGTGTGGGCAAACACCCAGTCATGACACTGAAGAAGCAGCAACAGAATAACAGCCAGCAGTGAATAAAACAACAGCACGTTTATAACTGAACAGAGACAGGAAACAATGAACGTGATAAgctccttttaaaaatgtaatttcataCATAATGAACAATCTAATGTGCTTAAGCTACTAGAACTACCCCTCCAATTTCCGTCGAAAGAGCTTTATCTGACAGGAGATGTACACTGCTTCCCTCTATCGACCTTTAGCGTCAACACCAAGACAAAGCACAGCTTAAAGAAGCATCGGTCTTACACATGACTACAGATTCTTTTATTGACTAAAAATGGGAAACAACCCCCTGCAGAGttaaacagaatgaaatatatATGCTAGAATATTTTTAACGTAGGTAATTTTGTGCTCGTTTGTGATGAAAACAAGCTATTTGTAGCCTCTCGGTTATCactctttgttttcctgatgcAGGATCTCACCTGACCCTTTCtgggagaggctgaaggaaatgagaacAGGTACAAAGTGACCAACAATAAAAATACTCCTCCTCCGGTCCACTCTGAAACAGTTTGGATGGCCAATCAAGTGGGACATTCTTGGAGGGAACACTACAAGGAGAAGAATGTTACCAAGCCTTCTGTTGCTACAATCTCAATACTGTGATCAATTTAACAATTGCAGTGACAGCTTCCCTTAGGATTCCAAATTTAGACAGGTGAACAACCTCTGTCCTCCTTTGGGTAAAGCTCAGAGACAACTCATAAATAGTGAAGtctgataaaaaaaacaacacaatggactttgtaagaaagaaagaaaaaagaccaagTTAGTAATAAAGAAGGTACAAGACAAGTACAAAAACTGATTCAGTGGCTTGTTTTATCTGTTTCTATTCTAGACCATTATGTTTTTGATGCTTCTAAACAactgttctgttgttttgttttttttttccctatagtTCAGTACACCTCCTGATGAGTTACAAACAATTCACATTCATGCCAGAACGATTTGGTTGCTACACACTGGGACTACAATGGGACTACAATCAAAAAAGGGTTTCAGTTCAGCATATTCTGTTCCGCTCTTGTCCACAACAACCACCAGTCAATATCCTTGGAGATCCAGcgctgttttgttgttggatttcatttcattgtCTTTAAATGACTGACAACTGGCACCAATTACTTACCCCCACCCTCTTCCTATCATTACTGTCgctgcacacagctccatcagggttGGACaagaggcagctctgcagcatggctgctgcatacctcactgctcagcagctggaCGCTCTTCTTCAGTCTCCTGTTTCTCTACCTGTGATTCTGGAGGGATGAGGTACTGTACCTCTTCAGTATTGATGGCCACTTTATCAGGTTGCAGCCATCTCTTTAGATGCTCCAGCGTGCTGAGGGAAAGCAAAGACACGGCAAAAGATAAGACAGTAATAAAGCTTCACAGGACATGATTTAGACTGACAAGAGAAGGTTAAGGGGAAAATATAGGCAGTACACCTACATCCTAGAATGCTAACAATACcacagaaatacataaatacatactaATATACTTAATCTCCTACAGCCTATTTCACAATAGCTGGTCTCATGGAACAGACCTACTCTTGTCTGCGTTTAAATGCTGACTAAAACTTACTGTAACTATGAAATGCGTGTGTATGCTCATCTGCCAGGAAGTGACACAATTCATTCAATCCTTGCACAACAAAATTAACTTGCTCTTGCTCTTCTACAAGAGCAGAGTTTTGCTTGGTAGTGTCCTTGAGATGATTTGTACGCTTAAAAGTTATGGTTTGCTTAATTACGCTGCTGGATGAGCTTCAAATAGCTCAGTACCATTCAAGGGTGACCTCTAAACTTCATTTAGTCAAAGTCTAGcagggaaaacattttcatggCTAATATCCCCAGCCTTTAAAAACAGAGTAGAGAGAACACCTATGTctacaatttgtttttaaatataaatcaaGTTAACTGTCAAAGAAAGAATCTAAGACCtattacaaacaaaaattatttctcatACTTGAATTCCAAAATGAGCTTAAGTAGATTTTCTTTAAGGGAGAAAgataatcctttttttttttttttcctcagatagAAGCAATCCTGAACAATGTCAGctcaaaaaagagaaatatggaGACCATTATAAGTAATTGAGAACATAGATTGCTTTAGCAGTCTAGGAAAGGACTCTCATCTCAATTCATACATCATCTATAAAAGAGTAATGGGTGAGAGAGGAAGCATTGTAAGAGAGGCACTGAACTGAGAACCACTCGTGAAATCAAACCTCAGGTCTGGTACCAACCCTGGAAAGAGCTTCAAATCCCACTTGTTTCTGAAGCAGTGCTTGTCTAGACCTCACAAAGATGCAGGGAATGGTCTGAAGTTCACTGTTAAAAGCTAACCCTTAAAAGAAGGAATTTGAGACCCATTCGCCCCCTACTCCAAGTGTGACAAGGGAAACTGTCAAGTAGGTTCCAGTTGTTTCCTTACTGGATCACCCAGGTACGaggaatgcaaaacaaaaaaatcagtaagCAGCTTTGAAAGTTCAGCCCATTCATGCCCTGTGTGTTTCCCTCTAGTGCGACCCAACTGGCATTACCAAAGTTGTTCAGAAAGCCTGTGTCAGTCTAGACAAGTTACAGTGAGAACTTCTGTCACAATTCTGTCCTATTGCAAGTTGTAACAATCCCTTTTTGACCTGCTTATTACCTCTCATCAGATTCATGTCCCTCTATGTAAAATTCAGACTCAAACTTCTCCTGGAGGAACCTGTCCCAGCATTCCTTCTTAGCTTGCGATAGAGTACGCAGCATGTCCTTGGAGGTCACCTCTTGAGACAAACCTTTAATTCTCATCAGCCTTCTCTCTGTGAAGAGATAAATCAGGgctttttattacatttttctgaggaagaaagaagaaaacaagtgtCTGCACCTCATTATCAAAAAGGTCAAATTAACATTTCAATGCTTAGTCTTTATtaagtaactttttttcttgcagttgaAATCTGTATGACAGTATTTCCTTCATGTAATTTTAGGTGactcttcagaaagaaacaaagtgtAAGCAGTCAGTCCACTCTGCCCAATTCTAAGCTTTAATAACTTTTCCACCTAGCACTGAGTTTTGATGAAATTGCACAGAAGGGTACAGATCTCAGATGCATTGCGTTCCCACAATTTCCACGCAAATGGCATGGAACAGAAATCACACTAACTGTAGTATGAAATCCAAATAATGCCCAAACTGACGGGAAAAAactgcagtgagcacagcagtATTATCAGTAGGGCATCTTAGAATAGAACGTGATATTGTGAGTTTCTCAGCCACAGGCTACAATGAAACAGTGTTCTTAGCAGACGCAGGGTAATCCAGCTACAATACACAAAGCAGCAAGGAAGCAAATTTTAGGAGTTCCTCCAGTCACAAAATCCCTTTATAATAGATTCTTTCTTAAATTGGGCCAGCTATCAACTTGTactcacactttttttttttttttttttaaccaaaaaatgTATGATATGTTAGTCGAATTGCAGTAGCTCACAACAGGACAGCTTGCCTGTGGCTCTTTTTGGAGCTCGTCTTGTGTTGCAGAAGTGAGCTGTCACTGAAAGTATCTGGTTCTAACAGTTCTTAAGACCTGAAATATCATTATCTGCCCAAATACATTGACAGGCTGATGGTACCATTCCATAACTGCTAATCCTGACCATGTAGAAACCCACAGCAAGTTTCTACTTCTGCTGGCTTAACC contains the following coding sequences:
- the CCDC32 gene encoding coiled-coil domain-containing protein 32, giving the protein MMRMIESIDSVVTRPSEDLWAEICSCLPRPDQKDDVSEAFTDSFLDSYTNGGSQGNGVPSQPNPKPWAPLNDSEVYLASLERRLMRIKGLSQEVTSKDMLRTLSQAKKECWDRFLQEKFESEFYIEGHESDESTLEHLKRWLQPDKVAINTEEVQYLIPPESQVEKQETEEERPAAEQ